ACCGTTAAGTAGGGCTTTCTTGCCACACCTGCAGATCGTCTTCAATTCTTCCAAGGTATGTGCGAGCAGCAGCAATCTTTTACTGCCTTCAAATCCGTTCGTCTTAAAATCCGTTCTAAGTCCATAGCAGATGACAGGCACGTTCATCGTCACCGCGATTTCGAATAGCTGGTCAATATGTTCCTTGCAGAAGAACTGCACTTCGTCCACCAGGATGCAGTCAGCCTTATGCTGTCTCTGATACTTGCCGACAATGCTGATCAAATCATCTTCTTCAGTGACTAGAAAGTCAACTTCTCTTGCAACTCCAAGTCTTGATACAACCGTGTTTCCACCTTTTTTATCCGTAAAGGGCTTCATCAGCACAACGTGCATTCCGCGCTCTTCGTAGTTGTGGGCCACTTGCAAGAGGGCAGTGGATTTACCGGAATTCATTGCACCGTAACGAAAATAAAGTTTTGACATTGATTCAGCCTCCGAGATTATTTTGATACCATTGTAACATACATTTGTGAACAAAAAATAAATGGACTAGAGTTCTTAACCCTAATCCATTTCTTGCTTCAAATTCTAAAGATTGTATTTCGATTTGAATTTTTCTGCTCTACCGCCACGTTCCACTTGCTTAACTGTACCAGTGAAGAAAGGATGACACTCAGAACAAATTTCGATTCTGATCTCTTTTTTAGTAGATTTTGTTTCGAAGTTGTTACCACATGCGCAGTGCACTTCGATTGTGTTGTAATTAGGATGGATGTCCTTTTTCATTTGGCTCACCTCTTTTCTTCAAATAATATACTTCTGTTATTAAGTCACGTTCTAAATACGAACATGATTCATCCAGTATGAAAACCATTAAATTATAGCATGTATTCCATGTGATTGCAACCGATAATTTATCGTTTATTTTCGATAAAGGATCTGCCCCTCATTTTTTCTACAAATTCGTCGTTGGTCTTTGTCGCCATCATCTCTTTGATCATATACTCGGTGACATCCTGCACAGAAGCGTTGGCAAGGGCGCGTCTGACGTTCCAGATGATTTCCATTTCCTTTTGGTCGAGCAGCAGTTCTTCTCTTCTTGTACCCGACTTATTGATGTCAATGGCAGGGAATACGCGTTTTTCAGAAAGTTTACGGGACAATATAAGCTCCATGTTGCCCGTCCCTTTGAATTCCTCAAAGATGACATCGTCCATTCTGCTCCCCGTTTCCACAAGGGCTGTCGCCAAAATCGTAAGGCTTCCGCCTTCTTCGATGTTTCTAGCAGCACCCAAGAACCTTTTGGGCTTATGGAGCGCCGCAGGGTCTAGTCCACCTGATAGGGTACGCCCGCTTGAAGGAATCGTCAGGTTGTAGGCTCTTGCAAGCCTTGTGATCGAATCAAGGAGTATCACTACGTCTTTTCCCATCTCCACAAGTCCCTTTGCCCGTTCAAGGACCATTTCGGCTACCTTGATATGATGGGAAGGGAGTTCATCAAATGTAGAATAGATCACATCCGCGTCAATCGACCGCTTCATTTCAGTAACTTCCTCAGGACGCTCGTCAATCAATAACACGATGACTTCCGCTTCAGGATATCTGGTTGTGATGCTTTTTGCAATCTTTTGAAGCAAGATCGTTTTACCAGCTTTTGGGGGAGCGACGATCATTCCACGCTGGCCCTTTCCGATTGGGGCGATCAGGTCGATGATACGCATGGCAAGATCCGTAGAGGAGCTTTCCAGTTTTAGACGCTCATCGGGATAGAGCGGAGTCAGGTCGTCAAAGTTCTTTCTCCAGCTCGCCTTGCTTGGCGAAATGCTGTTCACAGTCTGTACTTTCAATAGCGCCCTAAACTTCTCGCCGGCCTTAGAAGGCCTGACCGTACCAAAAACCTTGTCTCCGGTTCTCAGGTTGAATTTTCTAATCTGCGATGGCGACACGTACACGTCCTCATCACTTGATAAGAAGTTCTTAAACCTCAAAAAACCGAATCCCTGGTCCATGATTTCAAGAACACCCTCGACTTCCTGGTTGCTTCTCGAATTAAAGTCCGATTTTTGTGTTCTCTTGGGAGTGGGCACCGGGTCCGCAGCAGGATCGATCGCAGGCTGCTCAAAGTCGTCCTCGTCGGCAGAAAGCGCCTCAAGGTCGTCCGCTTCTTCAACCGGCACAGCCGCTTCACTCGCGGGACTTTGCACTTCTTCAAGCGTCTTCTTCTGGTCGATCTCGAACAAGAGGTCGATAAGCTCCGATTTTTTGTACTTCATGACAGACTTAATGCCAGCCGACTTAGCGATTTCTCTAAGGTCAGATAACTTAAGCGTTTCAAGTGCTTCTCTTTTCATTAAACAACCTCCTGGTTGTGCTTTTATCCTTACATTCGATCTTATATTTATCGGGATTTATATCTAGGCGGGTTCTGGCTACCTACACCACTTGATTTGTGCAACAATCATATCATACTAAGCCAAGTTGAGCAAATAGACTGCTTTATTAAATTCACATTACTACTTTATTACTGTGATTGAATGTTCACAATTGTGATATAAAATAGGTAGTGAAAATAATCCTACTTCAGCCTTAGGGGGCGTTTAAATGTTCAAAAAAGTTATTTCAATCATCATTGCAATTTTACTGCTGCAAAGCGCTGTTTTTGCCAGCTCCAATACTTCGACCAAAAACCTAACGATCGTCTTCGACGGTTCGGTGGTCACTTTCGACCTTCCTGCAAAACTCATCGACGGCGAGCCGATGATCCCCATGCGCGAGTTTTTCGAAGTCCTCGGCGCAAGGGTGGACTGGTACGGTGAAACAAGGCATATCGCAGCCTATAGAAGCAACATGTACGTCAAACTGCAAATAGGAAACAGCACCGCCTACCGAAACGGAAAATCCTATGCCCTTACGCACGCTCCAGTCATTCTCAACAGCCGCACCTACCTGCCGGCAAAGTTCATCGCGATGTCATTCGACATCACCTACGAGTTCGACTCAGCGCAGAACAAGATCATCCTTAACACCCGAGAAAGGGCACGCTTCAGCTATAAGAACGATATCTTCTTTACAGCGGTCGACATCGACGACTACAATATGACCATCTCCATCCCCTATGGGTGGAAACTGCTTGAAGACAACACCTACGGCATCTTGGACGACTACGACGATTACAAGATCGCGATCAAACGTTATGCCAATATCGAGAAATTTACAGAAGAACAGTACAAGAACAGATACAAACAGGCGCTCATCGATACCTATGGTACCAAGGTCGTCTTCAGCTACGATTCGACCTTTGCAGCGGACGACAACACCTTCAGCGCTTTCGGGTATTTTCTCAACGACAACAAGCTCCAAAGGTTCTATGACGTATATATCCTCGAAATAGACGGTGAATTCTACATCTTCGAAGGCAGCTACGGTGTGACAACCGACGAAACCTATATCCGGGATATCTATCATACCATCCTGGACCAGATGCAGCTCAACGCGAAAACAGTCGAAAGCATCAACGAGCACTATATCGAGTATCCGCCTTTTATGATCTATGGCATCCACCTAGACAACGAGTTCACCTCAAACCAGGAGGTGACCAGCAAATTCCAAATCAAAGGCTCGATCAAAGAGCATCAGTCGATCCTAAAGCTCTATGCCGTCATCACAAAAGGCGACCAGCGTACGTCGTTCAATATTCCAGTCAACAAAACCGGTGAGTTCGACAGCTTCCTGTATACGCCCTTTGGCATAGGCAAACACAATATCCAGTTGTTCGCCAAGACCACGGACCAGACGAAGGATTCGCTGCTGCTTCAGTTCAGCGCGATCAACCTCTCGTCCAAAGTGACCAGATACCTGATTCCTTCGCTCTACGCACAGAGCAATACCGTTGAAGCGACCTCTCTGACAAGCTTCCTCACAAACCAGACGACCAGCAGCTATCTGAGAGCCCAGGCGATCTACAACTACATCCTCACCGATGTGAAGCTTGAAGCTGAAACACTGGAGAGTCTCGAGAACATCCGAACCTCCAATGATGTGATTATCAAACACCTGGCGACGCCGCTTGAGGCAAACATCCTGCTTGCGACACTCTTAAGGGCTTCTGACATACCGGCGAAAGTCTATATGGGCCAGATCGGCACAAAGACCTACTACTTCGTCGAAGCGCAGATCAACGGAATTTGGACGGTCCTGGATCCTGTGACTGAAAAGAAGGCCACTGAGAATCCAAAACTAACAGAGCAGGTAAGCGGTGCCCCGGCATCGCCTTATACCTCCTTCGACCAGTATTTTTACATCAACACCACTCAGTACAAAAACCTGATGGACGGCTTGCAAGTGCTGCCCTATTGAAAACTAAAAAAGAGTAGCGGCACCGATGACGGAGCCTCTACTCTTTTGCTTTTTCATTCAATCACAAGTCATTATCTTTTCTTGATTCCCAAGATCGCTCTAGCCTCATCCGGAGTGGCGACAGCTCTTCCCGCGTCTCTTGCGATCCTTGCGACACGTTCGACAAGCTGCGCGTTAGACGTCGCAAGCTCACCCTTGTTGTAATAGATGTTATCTTCAAATCCGACTCTGACATGTCCGCCCATGGCAATCGCCATCAGTGCAAGCGGAGTCTCGTATCTTCCTATTCCAGCGACCGTCCACGTCGATCCCACAGGAATCGTCCTGATCATGTGCATGAGGTCTTCAGGCTCTCCCGGACAAGCGCCAGGTACACCCAGTACAAAATCAAAGTGCAGTGGTGACTCCAAAACGCCTTTTTTCACGAGCTTGAGGGCGTTTGTGATCATTCCTCTTTCAAACACTTCAATCTCAGGCTTAACACCCATCTCTTTCATCTTAAGTGCGAACAGTTCGATATTCTCTTCGGTGTTCATAAAGACTTCAGGTCCGAAGTTGCAAGTTCCAGCACTCAAGGTCGCCATCTCAGGAGCAAGCTCAACTGGTTGCAATCTCTGCTCTGGAGTATGCCAAGTCGCACCACCTGTCGAAGGCTGGACGATGATGTCGCATTTCGCTTCGATTTTCTCTTTGATTTCCTTGTACACGGCAAAATCCTGCGTAGGATTTCCTTCGTGGTCTCTTGCATGCACATGTACGATTGACGCCCCCGCCAAATAGCACTCGTATGCCGCCTGTGCGATCTCGTCTGGCGATACAGGTAGACTAGGTTGTATTTCCTTTGTCACCTCGGCACCAGTGAGAGCCGCAGTAATAATCAATTTACTCATTTTAATTCCCCCAAGAAATTTATTTACAGTGGAACCAACACTGCAAGCTTATTATAACATAGAAACTCGAATCGTCTTAACGCTTTTGCTTGCTCTTCACGCGTTTAAGCCTAAAAAAGTCCTCGCGCTCCTTCTCTTCCAGTTCGTTTGTGATGCTCTTGACATATTCCCTGAATTTAGGAATTTGAATCTTTTCAAGCGAATTCGCCCTTTTCTGTGTTTTCTTGATTTCCATCGCCAGCTTAAAGATCGCATTCTCCGCTTGCGCCAGCTCATAGCTAAGGTATTTCACCTTGTTAAAGGAGCTTACTGCGATATCAAGCGAAGGATTCGATCTGAAAAACCCGTATGACGCCTCCACCTTCTGTTCCTTGTAGATAATCTGGGGCAGTTCCACCCCCATCACGCTCTTGAGCCTGACTTCAAAATCGCGCTCTTTCGGGATCGCTCGGGCGATGTCTATGACGGCATCCGTCCCCATGGTGATGTTCACATACTCAAGGGCCCTGTAAGCTTGTGAATAAAGCGTCGCTATTTCGGCCTCGATGTTTTTCGCATGCCCCATAAGCTCCATCATTTCCCTGATGAGCACATTCCTTTTCTTATCGAGCAGTTCGAATCCACGCTGCGAAAAGCTAAGCATGTTTTTAGATTTTATTAGATTTGCCTTTGTCGCTACTGGTTTCATGGGTTTATCCTTATCGTCATCCTACATAATGCCTATTGATCAGTTCCTCGCTAAGTCTGGTGAGTTCGGATTTAGGAAGCATGCTCATCAGTCGCCATGACAACTTAAGACTTTCTGTGATACTTCTGTTCTCATCGTATTTCTGCACAACAAAGTCAGATTCAAACGCCCTGCCGAACTCCATATATTTTCGGTCCATCTCAGACAGGTCGTTCTCCCCGATAATCTGCGCAAGACCCCTGATGTCCTGCACACGTGAATACAGCGAAAACAACTGGTTGGCCACATCGGGATGGTCGGCGCTCGTGTATCCTTCGCCGATGCCGTCCTTCATCAGTCTAGAAAGGCTCGGCAGCACGTTCACAGGAGGATAAACCCCGTCGTTGGCAAGTTCTCTTGACAAGACGATCTGGCCTTCAGTGATATACCCTGTCAAATCCGGTATCGGATGGGTGATGTCGTCGTTTGGCATGGTCAGTATGGGTAAAAAAGTGATCGAGCCAACTTTGTTTTTGATCATGCCGGCACGTTCATAAAGCGACGCCAGATCCGAATACAGATACCCCGGGTATCCTTTTCTCGAGGGCACCTCTTCTCTTGCAGAAGCTATCTCCCTTAGCGCTTCGCAGTAGCTTGTCAGATCCGTCATGATCACAAGCACATGGTAGCCTTCTTCAAAGGCCAAATACTCGGCGGCTGTCAGCGCGCACCTTGGCGTCGATATCCTCTCAACGATCGGGTCGTCGGCAAGGTTTTGAAACATCACCACGCTAGACAGCGTCCCCGACTCTTCGAACGTTTTTCTAAAGAAGGCGGCATCGTCATGTTTGACACCGATCGCGGCAAAGACGATGGCGAAAGGAACATCCTCCTTGTCGCTAATTTTTGCCTGCCTTGCGATTTGAGCCGCCAGCTCGTTATGCGGAAGCCCGTTACCAGAAAAAATCGGCAGCTTCTGCCCTCTGATCAGGGTCGCAAGTGTGTCGATCGATGAGATACCAGTCTGTACAAAGTTTCTCGGGTATCTTCTTGCGATTGGGTTCATCACCCTCCCGCTGATGTTGTAGGTGGCCTTTGCAAACACCTTTCCACCGCCGTCGATGGGTTCTCCGATGCCGCTGAAGGTTCTACCTAGTATGTACTTGGAGAGCCCTATCTCAAAGGGGCGCCCGGTAAAGCTGACCGTCGTATCTATCGTGGAAAGTCCCATCGTTCCTTCAAAGACCTGGGCGACCACTTTGTCTCCGTCAAGTTTGATCACCTTGCCCTTGCGCGGATTTCCTTTAGCATCAACAATATTCACAATCTCGCCGTAACTGGCATTTGAGATCCCCGACAGTACAATAAGGGGACCTTCTATGCTGTGTAGGTTCAAGTATTCTCTTTTCATCATGCACCTCTTAGAATTTTATGCCGATCGACTCACGCACATACTGAGCGATATGGTCTTTAAAGGGTTGCCCAGGATCAGGTATCGTCAGGATCATCGTGTCCTTCTCAACAAGCTTTAGCGCCATTACCTCTTCATAGCAGCTGTCGACAATCCCGTCTGTCAAGAGCACAAGCCCCACTTGCGGATTTTCGATAGCCTCTTTAAGGCGAACAAGCGTCTCCTCCCCAGAGGTCACCATAACAGCCTCAATGCCGGCAAGGCGCATACCCACCCTGGTGTCGGATGCGTTAGTGATAAGCAGCGTTTTCATAAGCCACCTATAACTGTCCGAGTATCAGAATCGAAATGATCAGACCGTAAATCGCGATACCTTCAGCAAGTCCCACAAAAATAAGCGTCTTACCCAAAATCTTAGGATCCTCGCTCACCGCTCCAAGGGCGGATGAACCAACGGCACCCACGGCATATCCCGCACCGATGGTCGCCATGCCAGTCGAAAGCGCCGCAGCGATCAGTCCGATTCCCTTATCTGTAGAAGAACCGGCCGCATCATCCGCCGCATAGACGATCTGCGGCACCAGAATCATGATGGCGACAAGCATGAGCGGCACATAGACCATAAGGTTCACACGCAGGTACTTCCTCATCTGTTTTCTTGCGTTCAAATCTTCTTTTTTGATGTAGTAAAAGCCTAACAAAACTGTCAGCCCGACTACGAACATCGCAGCTATCAAAATCAATCTCATATCCTCATCCTCCGCTAATCGTATTTTGCAAGCAGTGCATCATAATAGATATCTATTTCCGATAGCAACCTGCCAATTCCCCTTAAATCGTCATTCGGTATGTTATATTTCATTCTCACCACTTGTTCAAACAGCTTTTCGTTTTTTACAAGTGAGATGGGAATGCCCTTGTCGATCGCCTTTTTCGCCTTATCGTACAGGTACTTGATAAGTTCAAGCATCAGATACTGCTTGGGCAGCGGAACGAACGTGTCCTGTTCATGAAAGGCGTTTTGCTGCAAAAATCCTTCCTTGATCACCTTCGATATCTCTATCACCAGCCTCTGGTTGTCGGGCAGCACATCCTCGCCCACCAGCTGCACGATGTCCGCTAATTTGTTTTCCTCATAGAGAATGCTGAGCATCTCGGCCCTCAGCGTAAAGGCGTCCTCACTGACATTCTCCCTGTACCACGGCTCAAGCGTCTTCAGATAACCAGAATAGCTGTTCAACCAGTTGATCGAAGGATAATGCCTAGCATAGGCCAGTTTCTTGTCAAGCGCCAAGAAGGCGTTCACAAACCGCTTGGTGTTCTCCGTAACAGGTTCAGAAAAATCACCGCCCGCAGGAGAAACCGCGCCGATCACCGTGATCGAACCCTCGCTTCCCTGGTGCGTGATCACATAGCCGGCCCTCTCATAAAACTCTGCGAGTCTTGAGGGCAGGTAAGCCGGATATCCTTCTTCGGCGGGCATCTCTTCGAGTCTACCCGAAATCTCCCGCAAGGCTTCCGCCCACCTTGACGTCGAATCCGCCATAATCGCGACGTGATATCCCATATCCCTGTAGTACTCAGCGATGGTGATTCCCGTATAGATGCTCGCTTCCCTGGCAGCCACGGGCATGTTGGATGTGTTGGCGATAAGAATCGTTCTGTCCATCAGCGGTCTGTCCGTCTTAGGGTCGATAAGCCTTGGAAAATCCTCCAGCACCTCAGTCATCTCATTGCCGCGCTCACCGCATCCTATGTAAACAATCACATCCGCATCCGACCACTTGGCCAGCTGGTGCTGCGTCATGGTCTTACCGGTGCCGAATCCTCCCGGAATGGCGGCCGTCCCGCCTTTTGCAAGCGGAAAAAACATGTCGAGCACCCTTTGTCCTGTGATCAGAGGCTTTGAAAGCAACAGCCTTTCCTTCACA
The window above is part of the Fusibacter sp. A1 genome. Proteins encoded here:
- a CDS encoding V-type ATP synthase subunit A, which translates into the protein MGEQTKISLVNGPVVKASPMFNFQMREMVTIGGKKLIGEVVKLENGVGTVQVYEETEGLKIGDELMGTGKPLSVKLGPGLMGNMFDGIERPLDKMQAKGEGYIEEGIGLLSIELGKAWLVKFDASVGDYLESGHIYARIQETELIEHRLMVPEGIEGRVVSVEKNGRYALNDLVIKLEDDRGNVNELPLYQEWPVRKPRSVKERLLLSKPLITGQRVLDMFFPLAKGGTAAIPGGFGTGKTMTQHQLAKWSDADVIVYIGCGERGNEMTEVLEDFPRLIDPKTDRPLMDRTILIANTSNMPVAAREASIYTGITIAEYYRDMGYHVAIMADSTSRWAEALREISGRLEEMPAEEGYPAYLPSRLAEFYERAGYVITHQGSEGSITVIGAVSPAGGDFSEPVTENTKRFVNAFLALDKKLAYARHYPSINWLNSYSGYLKTLEPWYRENVSEDAFTLRAEMLSILYEENKLADIVQLVGEDVLPDNQRLVIEISKVIKEGFLQQNAFHEQDTFVPLPKQYLMLELIKYLYDKAKKAIDKGIPISLVKNEKLFEQVVRMKYNIPNDDLRGIGRLLSEIDIYYDALLAKYD
- the rpmE gene encoding 50S ribosomal protein L31, whose amino-acid sequence is MKKDIHPNYNTIEVHCACGNNFETKSTKKEIRIEICSECHPFFTGTVKQVERGGRAEKFKSKYNL
- a CDS encoding V-type ATP synthase subunit B, translated to MKREYLNLHSIEGPLIVLSGISNASYGEIVNIVDAKGNPRKGKVIKLDGDKVVAQVFEGTMGLSTIDTTVSFTGRPFEIGLSKYILGRTFSGIGEPIDGGGKVFAKATYNISGRVMNPIARRYPRNFVQTGISSIDTLATLIRGQKLPIFSGNGLPHNELAAQIARQAKISDKEDVPFAIVFAAIGVKHDDAAFFRKTFEESGTLSSVVMFQNLADDPIVERISTPRCALTAAEYLAFEEGYHVLVIMTDLTSYCEALREIASAREEVPSRKGYPGYLYSDLASLYERAGMIKNKVGSITFLPILTMPNDDITHPIPDLTGYITEGQIVLSRELANDGVYPPVNVLPSLSRLMKDGIGEGYTSADHPDVANQLFSLYSRVQDIRGLAQIIGENDLSEMDRKYMEFGRAFESDFVVQKYDENRSITESLKLSWRLMSMLPKSELTRLSEELINRHYVG
- a CDS encoding V-type ATP synthase subunit D, which produces MKPVATKANLIKSKNMLSFSQRGFELLDKKRNVLIREMMELMGHAKNIEAEIATLYSQAYRALEYVNITMGTDAVIDIARAIPKERDFEVRLKSVMGVELPQIIYKEQKVEASYGFFRSNPSLDIAVSSFNKVKYLSYELAQAENAIFKLAMEIKKTQKRANSLEKIQIPKFREYVKSITNELEEKEREDFFRLKRVKSKQKR
- a CDS encoding ATP synthase subunit C, whose translation is MRLILIAAMFVVGLTVLLGFYYIKKEDLNARKQMRKYLRVNLMVYVPLMLVAIMILVPQIVYAADDAAGSSTDKGIGLIAAALSTGMATIGAGYAVGAVGSSALGAVSEDPKILGKTLIFVGLAEGIAIYGLIISILILGQL
- a CDS encoding 3-keto-5-aminohexanoate cleavage protein, which codes for MSKLIITAALTGAEVTKEIQPSLPVSPDEIAQAAYECYLAGASIVHVHARDHEGNPTQDFAVYKEIKEKIEAKCDIIVQPSTGGATWHTPEQRLQPVELAPEMATLSAGTCNFGPEVFMNTEENIELFALKMKEMGVKPEIEVFERGMITNALKLVKKGVLESPLHFDFVLGVPGACPGEPEDLMHMIRTIPVGSTWTVAGIGRYETPLALMAIAMGGHVRVGFEDNIYYNKGELATSNAQLVERVARIARDAGRAVATPDEARAILGIKKR
- a CDS encoding thymidine kinase — its product is MSKLYFRYGAMNSGKSTALLQVAHNYEERGMHVVLMKPFTDKKGGNTVVSRLGVAREVDFLVTEEDDLISIVGKYQRQHKADCILVDEVQFFCKEHIDQLFEIAVTMNVPVICYGLRTDFKTNGFEGSKRLLLLAHTLEELKTICRCGKKALLNGRTINGEFVFEGAQVAIDHVGDVSYESLCPSCYFELRDRSI
- a CDS encoding V-type ATP synthase subunit F: MKTLLITNASDTRVGMRLAGIEAVMVTSGEETLVRLKEAIENPQVGLVLLTDGIVDSCYEEVMALKLVEKDTMILTIPDPGQPFKDHIAQYVRESIGIKF
- a CDS encoding copper amine oxidase N-terminal domain-containing protein, with amino-acid sequence MFKKVISIIIAILLLQSAVFASSNTSTKNLTIVFDGSVVTFDLPAKLIDGEPMIPMREFFEVLGARVDWYGETRHIAAYRSNMYVKLQIGNSTAYRNGKSYALTHAPVILNSRTYLPAKFIAMSFDITYEFDSAQNKIILNTRERARFSYKNDIFFTAVDIDDYNMTISIPYGWKLLEDNTYGILDDYDDYKIAIKRYANIEKFTEEQYKNRYKQALIDTYGTKVVFSYDSTFAADDNTFSAFGYFLNDNKLQRFYDVYILEIDGEFYIFEGSYGVTTDETYIRDIYHTILDQMQLNAKTVESINEHYIEYPPFMIYGIHLDNEFTSNQEVTSKFQIKGSIKEHQSILKLYAVITKGDQRTSFNIPVNKTGEFDSFLYTPFGIGKHNIQLFAKTTDQTKDSLLLQFSAINLSSKVTRYLIPSLYAQSNTVEATSLTSFLTNQTTSSYLRAQAIYNYILTDVKLEAETLESLENIRTSNDVIIKHLATPLEANILLATLLRASDIPAKVYMGQIGTKTYYFVEAQINGIWTVLDPVTEKKATENPKLTEQVSGAPASPYTSFDQYFYINTTQYKNLMDGLQVLPY
- the rho gene encoding transcription termination factor Rho yields the protein MKREALETLKLSDLREIAKSAGIKSVMKYKKSELIDLLFEIDQKKTLEEVQSPASEAAVPVEEADDLEALSADEDDFEQPAIDPAADPVPTPKRTQKSDFNSRSNQEVEGVLEIMDQGFGFLRFKNFLSSDEDVYVSPSQIRKFNLRTGDKVFGTVRPSKAGEKFRALLKVQTVNSISPSKASWRKNFDDLTPLYPDERLKLESSSTDLAMRIIDLIAPIGKGQRGMIVAPPKAGKTILLQKIAKSITTRYPEAEVIVLLIDERPEEVTEMKRSIDADVIYSTFDELPSHHIKVAEMVLERAKGLVEMGKDVVILLDSITRLARAYNLTIPSSGRTLSGGLDPAALHKPKRFLGAARNIEEGGSLTILATALVETGSRMDDVIFEEFKGTGNMELILSRKLSEKRVFPAIDINKSGTRREELLLDQKEMEIIWNVRRALANASVQDVTEYMIKEMMATKTNDEFVEKMRGRSFIENKR